From the Helicobacter mustelae genome, the window TTTGGTTTTGGCTAGATTTGTAGCCAAAAAATGACAGCAATTTGTGGCCCCTGGATTTGGAAGCGATGCAGGGGGTTTTGAGGATGGAGATTTTTTAGGGCAATAGAGCTGGGGTACAGAAATATTACATGGGGCTTGAAATGTTGAGGCAAGAGAGAAATACATTTGAGATTTTTATAAGTGTGGGCATAGCGCTTACTTTTTTGTTGAGCTTTGATCGCATTGGTCCGCTTATTGGCTGCGTTTTTTTGCTGCTAGTGCTGATTGTTTCAGGCTTTTTCCAAAAAAACAATCCCGCCCCAAGCAATGCTGCCTTGGGAAAAAATGAAAAGATCTATCTTTTTGCATTGATAGGATTTTTTGCTAGTGCCCTGCTTAGCTTTGCGCTGGGTGCCAAATGGATTTTGGAGAGTCAAAAATTTTCCTTCATTGATTTAGACCAACCTTCAAAATACCTCCTGTTAGCTTATCTCACGTGGCTTTTTTGGAAAAAAGACTTTAGGATTAGTGCGAATTTCCTTTTTGTCTTATTTGTCTGCTCGGGATATCTCAATGGCCTAATTGGATTATATCAGCGCCTAGGCCTCCATGTCCATCGTGTGAGTGGGACTTCTCGCTTCAGGGGTCTTGGGGGTGGGGGCATTATTGAATTTGGTGATGCAAGTGGGATTTTGACTCTATTTTTGCTAGTGATTTTTCTTTTTGCTAGGAGTAAAAAGGAGCAGGCATTTGTGTTTGGAAGTATTGTTTTTTCTTATGCGGCATGTTTCATGACTGGCACAAGGGGCAGTATTTTGAGTGTTTTGTTTGGTGCATTGCTTGTGGTGTTGCTGGTGAAATTTTATCAACCCATGTATTTTAAACGTGTGATGGCGGGATGTTTGGCTTTGGTGATCGCGGTGGGTATGGTGAGTGTGCTAAGTCCAAAAGAAGGGGCACAGCGTCTAAAGCTTGTAAATACAGACTTGAAGGCCTATAAAGAAGGGGATGTGGACACTAGCATTGGCTTGCGCTTTGAGATGTGGAAGGAAGCGCTTGCGATGTGGGAGTTGGCGCCAGTTTTTGGCCTCAGTAGCACAGAGGCTAGTGCGAGATGGAGGGAAATCATGCAAAAAAGCCAGAGTCGTATCGATCGCAAGGAATGGGATTACAAGGGAAAAAAACACAATCAATTCCTCAATGCATTGGGCAAGCGCGGGATCGTGGGGCTTTTGACCATTCTTTTTGTGTGGTATAGCATCGCTCGCCTCTTCTCTCCTTATCTGCGCGAGAAAAATCCCATGATTGCTTGCGCTACACTTTGT encodes:
- a CDS encoding O-antigen ligase family protein; its protein translation is MLRQERNTFEIFISVGIALTFLLSFDRIGPLIGCVFLLLVLIVSGFFQKNNPAPSNAALGKNEKIYLFALIGFFASALLSFALGAKWILESQKFSFIDLDQPSKYLLLAYLTWLFWKKDFRISANFLFVLFVCSGYLNGLIGLYQRLGLHVHRVSGTSRFRGLGGGGIIEFGDASGILTLFLLVIFLFARSKKEQAFVFGSIVFSYAACFMTGTRGSILSVLFGALLVVLLVKFYQPMYFKRVMAGCLALVIAVGMVSVLSPKEGAQRLKLVNTDLKAYKEGDVDTSIGLRFEMWKEALAMWELAPVFGLSSTEASARWREIMQKSQSRIDRKEWDYKGKKHNQFLNALGKRGIVGLLTILFVWYSIARLFSPYLREKNPMIACATLCALSMLCFSIIPNSFIGEIWESNVSIFLLCMGVALWWKVIQQERVKGGYVS